The proteins below come from a single Bombyx mori chromosome 7, ASM3026992v2 genomic window:
- the LOC119628704 gene encoding uncharacterized protein LOC119628704 isoform X1, whose product MECFLCNSLCENSTFREKREKVKKFNKDFWLSCKTFLSARKHHQHKYRDVILPENWNDEVIGYHSSCYKEFRVKSKYLSYESTEPASTSSASQSTGIIDSSISLTSAENVEPDPLPGTSRNIDQSSILINDETSNIEDLENTVEEDNVDCETEVQSFGDDELAKKCFFCQKVNKKRKGRQIYCRKIKNTIPFLEKIKNYSTELGDIEMLRKIQEENNSVNDTFLAYHNICNVNYFAKYQRKMNPPPTNDWATKRDGHKIARERLINYIQQEVITNRRVMSLAHLKYCYAEFVKEIYEHANLEATTFSNQALKDYIQTQLKHKISLVNISNQQFFISSEIDIETIDDEEINDILFEQEAKDFALKYRKNILGIKKKPLTDFIDSEVLNEGECDVPKWLDIFWTTALSGIGKESCDRVRRLSSSFSQDSIYSITRGYIKPRKHILLGITIKSLTGSKKVVDILSRQGYCITYPSILELETSAAYCCVSNNQLCPTSIQRTSILSSGVAWDNYDRYVETSSGKNTLHDTVGIIYQNIPTEEELNIIKRNDASTEAERNSSSNVRDLAGRRKRSFEEQSFENILYAKQRRPEFWRSSVASPEEPQNLINFQHRHFTWVLSHNLKISNTPMWVGYNAKILKDDSRIQKIEYLTQINNSPTDPAVVKETMRRSLQIASECQKDFFSVTYDLAMAKIALRIQSAEDEFEKLFINFGPFHIMLSFMKAIGKFISGSGLTNILIDSEILASGSISSFLSGKHFNRCRKIHPLLSLALQNLHLERFLQQHDQDLENIKEYLKIFNEQQNDDPQITNENLKKLFNKYEEYKNETLNGRHGKTPQIYLIYTRLVEYYLQLEYSIRIGDFNLFVDTLPKITNVFFSMNHHNYARYMSIYWDKLINIETTHPGLLDDCQKSFMGIRRTIKPFSRIPVDLTLEQTINADAASKASGIVNITNSFSARQKWSITHSLRTSVISKVMEFCNMKSTDDITKDLKKSTINKSTKNLQVLMQLIKQYTNPFGLELSEDHLYNISKGQSVNDEVYNFLSSVEIEGEKQNKNFIAESRVTPDRFDKAITRNKIINFEYKNTQKVKINGKVKEVQMQRDVFGRLLYVSLKNKIDLEKALSYPLAPIPFSLCHTNGTICKTPKSVIINELLEYQTEIVNPPEADIHLVDGFYLLHTLKNLPNRYGKISMHILKILTYNRKEVHIIFDKYKNPSIKDFEHNLRGEDDIQYDVIRKDNNRPSDFCKLLRSNNFKEKFVKFLIEDWTRDEFITLITGKTIKLNYDQCYIYEVSSENKIKRVIDYNFSCYHEEADTKIVYHICQFNTNYRVEIHCTDSDIPIIMLANFKHLKDKIQIIINLSTNKKKMYLNINEIYAKLGDQLSCSLAICHIFTGNDYNPAFFRKGKKKPFSILKKNENFQEAFIQLLRIKNTELTTSNEVVQIIEEYVCRMYSLKTKNDLNKGRYELFEKGYKSKNDNEKILKQKIVGYDPSSLPPTKQELLQQIKRTVFICNIWCNAHMRCPTEKLPENFGWTIIDGKYEYYWFDGPQSPSFEELSSDLQESDITSEESETDEDDNDVSSEHLSDESDED is encoded by the exons ATGGAGTGTTTTTTGTGTAATTCGTTATGTGAAAACTCTACTTTTCGAGAGAAAAGAGAAAAAGTgaagaaatttaataaagactTTTGGCTTTCTTGCAAAACTTTTCTATCTGCTCGAAAGCATCATCAACATAAATATCGAGATGTTATATTGCCTGAAAATTGGAATGACGAAGTAATAGGTTATCATTCCTCTTGTTACAAAGAATTTCGAGTGAAATCTAAATATTTGTCTTATGAAAG CACTGAGCCAGCTTCAACATCATCAGCGTCTCAATCTACTGGAATCATTGATTCTTCGATATCTTTAACGTCTGCTGAAAATGTAGAACCGGACCCATTGCCAGGCACTTCACG AAATATTGACCAGAGTTCGATATTAATTAATGATGAAACCAGTAATATTGAAGATTTGGAGAATACTGTTGAGGAGGACAATGTAGATTGTGAAACGGAAGTACAAAGTTTTGGAGATGATGAGTTAGCAAAGAAATGCTTTTTTTGtcaaaaagtcaataaaaaacgTAAAGGGCGACAAATATACTgtcgtaaaattaaaaacacaataCCCTTtctagaaaaaattaaaaattattctacAGAACTGGGCGATATAGAAATGTTACGGAAAATTCAAGAAGAAAATAACTCTGTTAACGATACTTTTTTGGCGTATCATAATATATGTAATGTCAATTATTTTGCCAAATACCAAAGGAAAATGAATCCACCTCCAACTAATGATTGGGCCACGAAACGAGATGGCCATAAAATTGCCAGAGAACGCTTGATTAATTATATTCAGCAAGAAGTTATTACAAATCGACGAGTGATGTCATTAGCTCACTTGAAATATTGTTATGCTGAATTTGTAAAAGAAATTTATGAACACGCAAATTTAGAAGCTACCACATTTAGCAATCAAGCTCTCAAGGACTATATACAAACtcaattaaaacacaaaatatcattggtcaatatttcaaatcaacaattttttatatcatCTGAAATCGATATTGAAACAATCGATGATGAAGAAATTAATGATATATTATTTGAACAAGAAGCAAAAGATTTCGCCTTGAAATatcgaaaaaatatattgggaataaaaaaaaaacctttaacagATTTCATCGACAGTGAAGTATTAAATGAAGGAGAGTGCGATGTTCCAAAATGGTTAGATATATTTTGGACTACTGCTTTAAGCGGTATTGGCAAAGAAAGCTGCGATCGGGTTCGGAGATTGTCTTCATCTTTTTCGCAGGACTCTATCTACAGCATTACAAGAGGTTATATTAAACCGCGAAAGCATATTTTATTGGGTATAACCATAAAAAGTCTCACAGGAAGCAAAAAAGTCGTGGATATATTAAGCAGGCAAGGATACTGCATCACCTATCCAAGTATACTGGAATTGGAGACGTCTGCTGCATACTGTTGTGTTTCTAATAATCAATTATGTCCAACAAGCATTCAACGAACTTCTATATTATCATCTGGAGTAGCGTGGGATAATTACGACAGATATGTAGAGACAAGCTCTGGTAAAAATACCTTACATGATACAGTGGGTATCATTTATCAAAATATCCCTACAGAAGAAGAATTGAACATCATCAAAAGGAACGATGCATCTACAGAAGCTGAACGGAATTCTTCAAGTAATGTTCGTGATTTGGCTGGCCGTAGAAAACGTTCGTTTGAGGAACAgtcatttgaaaatatactGTACGCGAAGCAACGACGTCCAGAATTTTGGCGTAGTAGTGTAGCGTCACCTGAAGAAccacaaaatttaattaattttcaacatAGGCATTTTACATGGGTACTTTCCCATAACTTAAAAATTTCAAACACGCCAATGTGGGTAGGATATAATGCcaaaattttaaaagatgacagTAGAATTCAAAAGATTGAGTATTTAACGCAAATTAATAATTCACCCACGGATCCAGCTGTTGTAAAAGAGACGATGCGTAGAAGTTTGCAAATCGCTTCAGAATGTCAAAAAGATTTCTTCAGCGTTACTTACGATTTAGCCATGGCCAAGATTGCTTTACGGATACAGAGTGCGGAGGATGAATtcgaaaaactttttattaattttggacCTTTCCACATAATGTTATCATTCATGAAAGCTATCGGGAAATTTATAAGTGGATCTGGGTTAACAAATATTCTTATAGATAGCGAAATTTTGGCCAGTGGTTCTATCAGTTCGTTTTTAAGTGGAAAACACTTTAATCGATGCAGAAAAATTCATCCTTTACTCTCTCTTGCTTTGCAGAATTTACATTTGGAAAGGTTTTTACAGCAGCATGATCAGGACCTGGAAAATATTAAagaatacttaaaaatatttaatgaacaaCAGAATGATGACCCACAAATAACCaatgagaatttaaaaaaattatttaacaaatatgaagaatataaaaatgaaactttaaatGGAAGGCATGGTAAAACacctcaaatttatttaatatacacaaGATTAGTTGAATATTATCTTCAATTAGAATATAGTATTCGTATAGGTGACTTCAATTTGTTTGTAGACACTTTACCGAaaataacaaatgtttttttttcaatgaatcACCATAATTATGCAAGGTATATGTCTATTTATTGGGATAAGTTGATAAATATTGAAACTACACATCCCGGATTGCTTGATGATTGTCAAAAGAGTTTTATGGGCATTCGAAGAACAATAAAACCGTTTTCAAGAATCCCAGTTGATTTAACACTTGAACAAACAATCAATGCTGATGCTGCTTCTAAAGCTTCTGGAATTGTAAACATTACAAACTCGTTCTCTGCAAGACAAAAATGGTCAATTACTCACTCACTACGTACAAGTGTTATATCTAAAGTGATGGAATTTTGTAATATGAAATCAACAGATGATATTACGAAAGATTTAAAGAAATCAACAATTAATAAATCTACCAAAAACTTACAAGTACTAATGCAACTAATAAAGCAGTACACCAACCCTTTTGGATTAGAACTGTCAGAAGATCATCTTTACAATATATCGAAAGGTCAGTCGGTGAACGATGAAGTATATAACTTTTTATCATCAGTTGAAATTGAGGgcgaaaaacaaaataagaattTCATTGCTGAGTCTCGAGTAACACCAGATAGGTTTGATAAAGCCATTaccagaaataaaataattaattttgagtACAAGAATACGCAAAAAGTCAAAATTAATGGAAAAGTGAAAGAAGTTCAAATGCAAAGAGATGTTTTTGGTCGTCTACTTTATGTgtcactaaaaaataaaattgatttagaAAAAGCATTAAGTTATCCTCTAGCTCCTATTCCATTTTCACTCTGTCATACTAATGGAACAATTTGCAAGACCCCAAAATCTgtaattattaatgaattactAGAATATCAAACTGAAATAGTAAATCCTCCAGAAGCAGATATTCACTTAGTTGatggattttatttattacatacattgaAGAACCTTCCAAACAGATATGGTAAAATCTCAatgcatatattaaaaatacttacataTAATAGAAAagaagtacatattatatttgacAAATACAAAAATCCCAGTATTAAAGATTTTGAACATAATCTGAGAGGTGAAGATGACATACAATATGACGTAATACGTAAAGACAATAATCGTCCTTCAGATTTCTGCAAATTATTGAGGAGCaacaattttaaagaaaaatttgtaaaatttttaattgaagaTTGGACAAGGGACGAATTTATTACTTTGATCACAggaaagactattaaacttaaTTATGATCAATGTTACATTTATGAGGTGTctagtgaaaataaaataaaaagagtcATTGACTATAATTTCTCTTGTTATCATGAAGAAGCTGATACCAAAATAGTATACCACATTTGTCAATTTAATACTAACTATCGTGTGGAGATACATTGTACAGATTCTGATATACCAATAATAATGTTGGCAAATTTTAAGcatttaaaagataaaattcaaataataattaatttaagcacgaataaaaaaaaaatgtacttaaacataaatgaaatttatgCCAAGCTTGGAGATCAATTATCTTGTTCACTCGCCATATGCCATATTTTTACAGGGAATGATTACAATCCTGCTTTCTTTCGTAAAGGAAAAAAGAAACCTTTcagtattttaaagaaaaatgaaaattttcaagaGGCATTTATTCAACTTCTACGAATTAAAAATACGGAATTAACAACATCGAATGAGGTAGTTCAAATTATTGAAGAGTATGTATGCAGAATGtattcattaaaaacaaaaaatgatcTGAATAAAGGACGGTATGAGTTATTTGAAAAAGGGTATAAATCAAAAAATGACaatgaaaaaattttaaaacaaaaaatcgtagGATATGATCCTTCCAGTTTGCCACCAACAAAACAAGAATTGTTGCAACAAATTAAACGAACTGTATTCATCTGCAATATATGGTGTAATGCACACATGCGGTGCCCCACGGAAAAATTGCCAGAAAATTTTGGATGGACAATAATTGATGgtaaatatgaatattattgGTTTGATGGTCCCCAAAGTCCATCATTTGAAGAATTATCTTCTGACTTACAAG AGTCAGATATCACGAGTGAAGAAAGTGAAACAGATGAAGATGATAACGATGTTAGTAGCGAACATTTATCAGATGAATCTGATGAAGATTaa
- the LOC119628704 gene encoding uncharacterized protein LOC119628704 isoform X2 produces the protein MECFLCNSLCENSTFREKREKVKKFNKDFWLSCKTFLSARKHHQHKYRDVILPENWNDEVIGYHSSCYKEFRVKSKYLSYESTEPASTSSASQSTGIIDSSISLTSAENVEPDPLPGTSRNIDQSSILINDETSNIEDLENTVEEDNVDCETEVQSFGDDELAKKCFFCQKVNKKRKGRQIYCRKIKNTIPFLEKIKNYSTELGDIEMLRKIQEENNSVNDTFLAYHNICNVNYFAKYQRKMNPPPTNDWATKRDGHKIARERLINYIQQEVITNRRVMSLAHLKYCYAEFVKEIYEHANLEATTFSNQALKDYIQTQLKHKISLVNISNQQFFISSEIDIETIDDEEINDILFEQEAKDFALKYRKNILGIKKKPLTDFIDSEVLNEGECDVPKWLDIFWTTALSGIGKESCDRVRRLSSSFSQDSIYSITRGYIKPRKHILLGITIKSLTGSKKVVDILSRQGYCITYPSILELETSAAYCCVSNNQLCPTSIQRTSILSSGVAWDNYDRYVETSSGKNTLHDTVGIIYQNIPTEEELNIIKRNDASTEAERNSSSNVRDLAGRRKRSFEEQSFENILYAKQRRPEFWRSSVASPEEPQNLINFQHRHFTWVLSHNLKISNTPMWVGYNAKILKDDSRIQKIEYLTQINNSPTDPAVVKETMRRSLQIASECQKDFFSVTYDLAMAKIALRIQSAEDEFEKLFINFGPFHIMLSFMKAIGKFISGSGLTNILIDSEILASGSISSFLSGKHFNRCRKIHPLLSLALQNLHLERFLQQHDQDLENIKEYLKIFNEQQNDDPQITNENLKKLFNKYEEYKNETLNGRHGNDYNPAFFRKGKKKPFSILKKNENFQEAFIQLLRIKNTELTTSNEVVQIIEEYVCRMYSLKTKNDLNKGRYELFEKGYKSKNDNEKILKQKIVGYDPSSLPPTKQELLQQIKRTVFICNIWCNAHMRCPTEKLPENFGWTIIDGKYEYYWFDGPQSPSFEELSSDLQESDITSEESETDEDDNDVSSEHLSDESDED, from the exons ATGGAGTGTTTTTTGTGTAATTCGTTATGTGAAAACTCTACTTTTCGAGAGAAAAGAGAAAAAGTgaagaaatttaataaagactTTTGGCTTTCTTGCAAAACTTTTCTATCTGCTCGAAAGCATCATCAACATAAATATCGAGATGTTATATTGCCTGAAAATTGGAATGACGAAGTAATAGGTTATCATTCCTCTTGTTACAAAGAATTTCGAGTGAAATCTAAATATTTGTCTTATGAAAG CACTGAGCCAGCTTCAACATCATCAGCGTCTCAATCTACTGGAATCATTGATTCTTCGATATCTTTAACGTCTGCTGAAAATGTAGAACCGGACCCATTGCCAGGCACTTCACG AAATATTGACCAGAGTTCGATATTAATTAATGATGAAACCAGTAATATTGAAGATTTGGAGAATACTGTTGAGGAGGACAATGTAGATTGTGAAACGGAAGTACAAAGTTTTGGAGATGATGAGTTAGCAAAGAAATGCTTTTTTTGtcaaaaagtcaataaaaaacgTAAAGGGCGACAAATATACTgtcgtaaaattaaaaacacaataCCCTTtctagaaaaaattaaaaattattctacAGAACTGGGCGATATAGAAATGTTACGGAAAATTCAAGAAGAAAATAACTCTGTTAACGATACTTTTTTGGCGTATCATAATATATGTAATGTCAATTATTTTGCCAAATACCAAAGGAAAATGAATCCACCTCCAACTAATGATTGGGCCACGAAACGAGATGGCCATAAAATTGCCAGAGAACGCTTGATTAATTATATTCAGCAAGAAGTTATTACAAATCGACGAGTGATGTCATTAGCTCACTTGAAATATTGTTATGCTGAATTTGTAAAAGAAATTTATGAACACGCAAATTTAGAAGCTACCACATTTAGCAATCAAGCTCTCAAGGACTATATACAAACtcaattaaaacacaaaatatcattggtcaatatttcaaatcaacaattttttatatcatCTGAAATCGATATTGAAACAATCGATGATGAAGAAATTAATGATATATTATTTGAACAAGAAGCAAAAGATTTCGCCTTGAAATatcgaaaaaatatattgggaataaaaaaaaaacctttaacagATTTCATCGACAGTGAAGTATTAAATGAAGGAGAGTGCGATGTTCCAAAATGGTTAGATATATTTTGGACTACTGCTTTAAGCGGTATTGGCAAAGAAAGCTGCGATCGGGTTCGGAGATTGTCTTCATCTTTTTCGCAGGACTCTATCTACAGCATTACAAGAGGTTATATTAAACCGCGAAAGCATATTTTATTGGGTATAACCATAAAAAGTCTCACAGGAAGCAAAAAAGTCGTGGATATATTAAGCAGGCAAGGATACTGCATCACCTATCCAAGTATACTGGAATTGGAGACGTCTGCTGCATACTGTTGTGTTTCTAATAATCAATTATGTCCAACAAGCATTCAACGAACTTCTATATTATCATCTGGAGTAGCGTGGGATAATTACGACAGATATGTAGAGACAAGCTCTGGTAAAAATACCTTACATGATACAGTGGGTATCATTTATCAAAATATCCCTACAGAAGAAGAATTGAACATCATCAAAAGGAACGATGCATCTACAGAAGCTGAACGGAATTCTTCAAGTAATGTTCGTGATTTGGCTGGCCGTAGAAAACGTTCGTTTGAGGAACAgtcatttgaaaatatactGTACGCGAAGCAACGACGTCCAGAATTTTGGCGTAGTAGTGTAGCGTCACCTGAAGAAccacaaaatttaattaattttcaacatAGGCATTTTACATGGGTACTTTCCCATAACTTAAAAATTTCAAACACGCCAATGTGGGTAGGATATAATGCcaaaattttaaaagatgacagTAGAATTCAAAAGATTGAGTATTTAACGCAAATTAATAATTCACCCACGGATCCAGCTGTTGTAAAAGAGACGATGCGTAGAAGTTTGCAAATCGCTTCAGAATGTCAAAAAGATTTCTTCAGCGTTACTTACGATTTAGCCATGGCCAAGATTGCTTTACGGATACAGAGTGCGGAGGATGAATtcgaaaaactttttattaattttggacCTTTCCACATAATGTTATCATTCATGAAAGCTATCGGGAAATTTATAAGTGGATCTGGGTTAACAAATATTCTTATAGATAGCGAAATTTTGGCCAGTGGTTCTATCAGTTCGTTTTTAAGTGGAAAACACTTTAATCGATGCAGAAAAATTCATCCTTTACTCTCTCTTGCTTTGCAGAATTTACATTTGGAAAGGTTTTTACAGCAGCATGATCAGGACCTGGAAAATATTAAagaatacttaaaaatatttaatgaacaaCAGAATGATGACCCACAAATAACCaatgagaatttaaaaaaattatttaacaaatatgaagaatataaaaatgaaactttaaatGGAAGGCATG GGAATGATTACAATCCTGCTTTCTTTCGTAAAGGAAAAAAGAAACCTTTcagtattttaaagaaaaatgaaaattttcaagaGGCATTTATTCAACTTCTACGAATTAAAAATACGGAATTAACAACATCGAATGAGGTAGTTCAAATTATTGAAGAGTATGTATGCAGAATGtattcattaaaaacaaaaaatgatcTGAATAAAGGACGGTATGAGTTATTTGAAAAAGGGTATAAATCAAAAAATGACaatgaaaaaattttaaaacaaaaaatcgtagGATATGATCCTTCCAGTTTGCCACCAACAAAACAAGAATTGTTGCAACAAATTAAACGAACTGTATTCATCTGCAATATATGGTGTAATGCACACATGCGGTGCCCCACGGAAAAATTGCCAGAAAATTTTGGATGGACAATAATTGATGgtaaatatgaatattattgGTTTGATGGTCCCCAAAGTCCATCATTTGAAGAATTATCTTCTGACTTACAAG AGTCAGATATCACGAGTGAAGAAAGTGAAACAGATGAAGATGATAACGATGTTAGTAGCGAACATTTATCAGATGAATCTGATGAAGATTaa
- the LOC101743919 gene encoding E3 ubiquitin-protein ligase trul-1 isoform X2 has translation MCRAPNATTSRSYLTKISPHNMELTCSLCKKTTKQNEIIVTTTCGHIFHDDCIQESLKSSHTCPECHKPIKNESLLRLYLNVGDESLEIESEIKYLSLKLKKIQQLLKKDEKECEDWNRAITSERDCLNSITKQLEMFKKNYNDIEASNPMSRKEMQDLYTELKEFNADRIEDVELVVETLSTMLTEYGRMNSSNEQKARCYQRRMAELKANVRTLKSRNLGASALIKTCNSLTNNLRPVIEGIGSLLQEN, from the exons ATGTGCCGGGCTCCAAATGCCACTACTAGCCGCTCGTATCTCACCAAAATTTCACCACAC AATATGGAATTGACGTGTTCGCTTTGCAAAAAAACTAcgaaacaaaatgaaatcatTGTTACAACAACGTGCGGGCATATATTTCACGATGATTGTATACAAGAATCGTTGAAAag cTCCCACACCTGCCCGGAATGTCACAAACCTATTAAAAATGAATCCTTACTgcgtttatatttaaatgtaggcGACGAAAGTTTGGAAATTGAGTCCGAAATCAAATACCTTAGTttgaaactgaaaaaaatacaacaattacTGAAAAAAGACGAAAAAGAATGTGAAGATTGGAACAGAGCAATAACATCAGAACGTGACTGTTTGAATTCAATAAC GAAGCAATTAgagatgtttaaaaaaaattacaatgataTAGAAGCCTCAAACCCAATGAGTCGTAAAGAAATGCAAGATCTATATACAGAATTAAAAGAATTTAATGCGGATCGAATTGAAGATGTAGAGCTTGTGGTGGAAAC ACTATCGACCATGCTCACCGAATATGGAAGGATGAATAGTTCAAATGAACAAAAAGCTAGATGCTATCAAAGAAGAATGGCTGAGCTTAAAGCGAACGTGCGAACGTTAAAGAGTCGAAACTTAGGGGCTTCAGCTCTGATCAAGACGTGTAATTCTTTGACCAATAATTTACGGCCGGTCATTGAAGG AATTGGCAGCTTGCttcaagaaaattaa
- the LOC101743919 gene encoding E3 ubiquitin-protein ligase trul-1 isoform X4 → MELTCSLCKKTTKQNEIIVTTTCGHIFHDDCIQESLKSSHTCPECHKPIKNESLLRLYLNVGDESLEIESEIKYLSLKLKKIQQLLKKDEKECEDWNRAITSERDCLNSITKQLEMFKKNYNDIEASNPMSRKEMQDLYTELKEFNADRIEDVELVVETLSTMLTEYGRMNSSNEQKARCYQRRMAELKANVRTLKSRNLGASALIKTCNSLTNNLRPVIEGIGSLLQEN, encoded by the exons ATGGAATTGACGTGTTCGCTTTGCAAAAAAACTAcgaaacaaaatgaaatcatTGTTACAACAACGTGCGGGCATATATTTCACGATGATTGTATACAAGAATCGTTGAAAag cTCCCACACCTGCCCGGAATGTCACAAACCTATTAAAAATGAATCCTTACTgcgtttatatttaaatgtaggcGACGAAAGTTTGGAAATTGAGTCCGAAATCAAATACCTTAGTttgaaactgaaaaaaatacaacaattacTGAAAAAAGACGAAAAAGAATGTGAAGATTGGAACAGAGCAATAACATCAGAACGTGACTGTTTGAATTCAATAAC GAAGCAATTAgagatgtttaaaaaaaattacaatgataTAGAAGCCTCAAACCCAATGAGTCGTAAAGAAATGCAAGATCTATATACAGAATTAAAAGAATTTAATGCGGATCGAATTGAAGATGTAGAGCTTGTGGTGGAAAC ACTATCGACCATGCTCACCGAATATGGAAGGATGAATAGTTCAAATGAACAAAAAGCTAGATGCTATCAAAGAAGAATGGCTGAGCTTAAAGCGAACGTGCGAACGTTAAAGAGTCGAAACTTAGGGGCTTCAGCTCTGATCAAGACGTGTAATTCTTTGACCAATAATTTACGGCCGGTCATTGAAGG AATTGGCAGCTTGCttcaagaaaattaa